A single genomic interval of Corvus hawaiiensis isolate bCorHaw1 chromosome 5, bCorHaw1.pri.cur, whole genome shotgun sequence harbors:
- the TMEM128 gene encoding transmembrane protein 128: protein MEPGGGGDALPRLRRPGRRGPEPRDPQQPQPPARGGGTAEESTAVEKTMRPHTRLNIHSAFWILASITVTYYFDFLKNIKETMQADSWWLACGSCLLAACLSVAFYCILYLEWYCGIQDYDEQYPALIPITTATFIAAAICFNVALWPVWSFLTPVLLFIQFMGVVMLVSLLG, encoded by the exons ATGgagcccggcggcggcggcgacgCGCTGCCGAGGCTGCGGCGCccggggcggcgcgggccggAGCCCCGGGACCCGCAGCAGCCGCAGCCGCCTGCCCGGGGCGGCGGGACGGCCG AAGAGTCTACGGCTGTAGAGAAAACGATGAGGCCTCATACCAGACTGAATATTCATTCTGCATTCTGGATTTTGGCATCAATAACTGTGACATActactttgattttttaaaaaatattaaagaaactATGCAAGCAGATAG TTGGTGGCTTGCCTGTGGCTCTTGTTTACTGGCTGCATGTTTATCTGTTGCCTTTTACTGCATACTGTATCTTGAGTGGTACTGTGGAATTCAGGACTATGATGAACAGTACCCTGCACTGATTCCTATCACAACAGCTACCTTTATAGCAGCAGCAATTTG TTTCAATGTTGCCTTGTGGCCTGTCTGGTCATTTTTGACACCTGTGTTGCTCTTCATTCAGTTCATGGGTGTTGTGATGCTTGTATCACTCCTGGGATAA